Proteins from a genomic interval of Chanos chanos chromosome 3, fChaCha1.1, whole genome shotgun sequence:
- the qtrt2 gene encoding queuine tRNA-ribosyltransferase accessory subunit 2, with protein MKLELSRIVQGCRLGVLTGLGKTGQHSLEIPGCLLYTRCATVPHLTQDTLHTLNSLPSVTQIAVDTLAEHHEVLAEFKEGVRKFAGLHDTVLYCSLHDPATPCPPGHITNKTVSVWGSGGRIELTAQRFMALQTVLRPDWYQCMADGETWPTNTSRKRVRKAVDRTLAHLDECLLLHHKSPELKEAEVFGAIEGGDILEERVRSARETAKRPVGGFVLDGFRSDAMDQEVRGQLIAAVTAELPAEKPRLLQGVGRPDEVISCVEAGVDLFESFFPYQVTERGCALCFSFTISPDPEAAGTRRSKVLESNGEKPDADADADAAAIEVPGESGATSPENMTRFEMDLKDKKYREDFRPLVDGCTCYCCKNHNRAYVHHLLVTNELLAGVLLMLHNTAHYLGFFSALRGALVSDRLQDFKKRVLQ; from the exons ATGAAGCTGGAGTTGTCTCGGATAGTGCAGGGCTGTCGGCTGGGAGTTCTGACAGGGCTCGGGAAAACGGGACAGCATTCCCTGGAGATCCCGGGATGTCTCCTCTACACGCGCTGTGCCACCGTCCCCCACCTTACACAGGACACACTGCATACACTCAACAGTCTGCCCTCCGTCACTCAGATCGCCGTGGATACTCT CGCAGAGCACCATGAAGTTCTGGCGGAATTTAAAGAAGGAGTCCGAAAGTTCGCTG gTCTTCACGACACAGTTCTCTACTGTTCGCTCCACGACCCCGCGACCCCTTGCCCTCCAGGTCACATCACTAataag acgGTGTCAGTCTGGGGCAGCGGTGGGCGGATCGAGCTCACGGCCCAGCGATTCATGGCTCTGCAGACGGTCCTCCGGCCCGACTGGTACCAGTGCATGGCGGACGGAGAGACTTGGCCGACCAACACGTCCCGCAAGAGGGTCCGAAAGGCAGTGGACCGGACCCTGGCCCACCTGGACGAGTGTCTGCTACTGCATCACAAATCTCCG GAGCTGAAGGAGGCGGAAGTGTTCGGCGCGATCGAAGGCGGAGATATTCTGGAGGAGAGGGTCCGGTCGGCCCGAGAGACAGCCAAGCGGCCCGTCGGGGGATTCGTGCTGGACGGTTTCCGGTCCGACGCCATGGATCAAGAGGTCAGGGGTCAGCTGATTGCAGCTGTGACTGCAGAGCTACCTGCAGAAAAACccag GTTGTTGCAGGGTGTAGGTCGTCCAGATGAGGTCATTTCCTGCGTGGAGGCCGGAGTGGACCTGTTTGAGAGCTTCTTCCCCTATCAGGTGACGGAGAGAGGCTGTGCCCTTTGCTTCAGCTTCACCATCAGCCCCGACCCTGAGGCTGCAGGTACACGTCGCTCTAAAG TGCTTGAATCAAACGGAGAGAAgcctgatgctgatgctgatgctgatgctgctgcCATCGAGGTGCCGGGAGAGAGCGGAGCCACCAGCCCTGAAAACATGACACGTTTTGAGATGGATCTGAAAGATAAGAA aTATCGCGAGGACTTCAGGCCCCTGGTTGACGGCTGTACCTGCTACTGCTGCAAAAACCACAACAGGGCGTATGTCCATCATCTTCTGGTGACCAATGAGCTTTTAGCTGGGGTGTTGCTAATGCTTCACAACACCGCGCACTATCTGGGATTCTTCAGCGCCCTGCGGGGGGCGCTAGTGAGCGACAGGCTCCAGGACTTCAAGAAGAGGGTGCTGCAGTAA